One Salvia miltiorrhiza cultivar Shanhuang (shh) chromosome 6, IMPLAD_Smil_shh, whole genome shotgun sequence genomic window, GATCGGTGGATTTGGCAGTGAGAAGCCGCGATGACTGGCTTTCTGCGCGGATAAAGCCTGTTCCTAGGCGTGTGGTCTCGGCTCCTTCGACGATATGCTTGGCGCTCCCTGACGGCATGGTTAAATGTGGGGTTGATGCTGCTTTCTTTAACACCGATCACACCATGGGGATTGGAATCATCATTCGGAATCATGAAGGAGAGTTCATCGGTGGAAAATCTATAAAGCTCCCGGGCCGTTGCAGTGTGAAAGAAGGAGAACTCATAGGAATTAAAGAAGCTTTATCTTGGTTGAAAGATTTGGGCTATACTCAAGGTTGGTTGGAATCTGATTGTTTGGAAGCATGTGCTGTGATCCAGTCCAAGGAGAGAAATATTGCGGAGTTTGGTGCTATGGCTCAACATTGCCGTGATTTGTTAGCTTTGCTTCCGGGTTTTCGTGTTCGACATATCAAGAGAGAGTTTAATGCTATCGCTCATGACTTAGCGAAAGCGGCGCAAGATATTTCTTCActtcatgtttggaatgaacctccGGAGTTTGTGGTGGGTCATTTTCATTTACCATGTTTATGTGATCAATAATATATCTTCgccttctcaaaaaaaaaaaatatatatatatatatatatatgaattttagtTGCATTAAAATCTACTTCAAAGAAATGTTTGTCCTTCTATTAATAAATTCAATTTGTATTTATTATTTGCATTCCCTTGGCTGCAATTGGAGGATGTGCCCTTGAGCTCCCTCGCGctttccgccgccgccgtcgtcgAATGGAGTTGCATTCTCCAACGAACACGAGTGTTTCCTTTGCTGCAATTGGAGGGATGCTCTTGAGCTCCCTGGCTTTCTCTGCAGCAGCAATTGCGTTTGTGAAATAGGGGAATTGCCCGTGGTTTACAtctgttagaaatggatattgggcccattcctcccttaaaaggccttataagggagagagttgcctcaccatataaagtggctcatgccactatctccaatccaatgtgggacacttcaatacaccccccgcacgcgcagcgtggactatcccaaacgccatctgttgacaacgatattgggggggcccatcattggattgggttggctctgataccatgttagaaatggatattgggcccattcctcccttaaaaggccttataaggaagagggttgcctcaccatataaagtgactcatgccactatctccaatccaatgtgggacacttcaatacaccccccgcacgcgcagcgtggactatcccaaacgccatctgttgacaacgatattgggggggcccatcattggattgggttggctctgataccatgttagaaatggatattgggcccattcctcccttaaaaggccttataagggagagggttgcctcaccatataaagtggctcatgccactatctccaatccaatgtgggacacttcaataacATCTGTGAGTGAAAAATCCATCTTTATATAGGGGGAGAAACTTGGAGGCTACTCATTGAATTCAAGTCCGAGTTCCAACTTCAGTCTCAATATCTAGGTATTAACCATCAAATTCTATGTTGACCCAATAAATTGCTATGTTTAGTAGATTATTAGATGCCAAGCTTGGCCTCCGCTTAATAGATTCTTGTAAATCAGATgttgaaattaatatatatatatattttttatgtaaagACAGCAGATTTCTGTTTAAATTCGTTCTATTAAACAATGGACAAAAAGGAAGTTAAAACACATTGGTTAATAGGTTGGTGCGTTATGGCGGGAAAATGGTTTGGTGTGGATGTActcagcttttatatatatatataaatataaatataaataaatagatatagaTTTGACGGCCGCCGCGCACCCAAATTCCTCCGCCGGCCGCCGCCAACATCTACAGAAGATCGCGCTTTTCCGGATATCACAGTTCTACGACAAATGACGCGCGCCGATTGAGGTGTAACAATGGCAAGGAGAGGGAATTGCAGGCTGTGGTGGCCTGCTGATCTCTTTTCTCAAACTCCGCCGGATTCAAGTTTCTTATTTGGATGGTTCCTTCCCTCTTCCGAAGCTTCCATCGATGTTGTTGTGGCTTTCGCTTGCGATCAGCACAAACTTGCTTCTTCACTTGAATCCGGTTTGGATCTCATGGTACGTTGCGTTTCCTGTCTCGGATTACTAAATGCAGTTTTAATTTTTGCTTTCTTGTTATATACTTGGTTGTTTTTATTGTTGATGGGGTTATATATGAATTGGAGTGGAAATTATGGAACGCTTGAAGTTAATTGGTGTGTTATTTCGGTTCCATTTCGTAATTGGAAACCCTAATCACATTCTGGCAATTTTAGTTTTGCCATGTGTGGGGGAAAGTTGAACGGTGTGCGATTTTATATGGTATTGGGTTATGTAAATCGGAATGCCATAATTTTGATATTCAGTTTATCGGAAGTAGTTGTTGCTTTTTTAATATACAAGATACGTCTCATGCCATGAAATTGAATACATATTACAAAGAATTAACCAAGCTACTCAAATCAACAATCAAGTACTATAAACTAGACCAAAACCAAACAAATGAAAATATCCACACGAGGTCGGTGACCTCTTGCAAGAGAGAGACTTTGATGCCTCAGCTTTGCCTCTTGGATTAGGCCTCAATTCAATTTATTGAAAGTTAATGCTGATTAGAGTGTTCCTTAGGCTTAAGCTAGTTCATTACTAGTATCATTTTTGTCTCGTAGCGCTCTGATTAATGTACGTTTTGTGTCTGTGCTTTCTTTCATAAAGGAAATCCTTCGTACGACGAACAAGAACATGCCTACACTTCTTCAAGAGAAAAGCGGCTTCTCTCTTCTGGGATATTTTGAAGGAGATTGTAGTGGCAACGGCAAGTTGGTCAATTGTGGAAATGATAGAAATAGAGATATGACGCTAAACGGAAATCAAAGTTCAAGTTCACTTGTGAGTAATCAAGAGAGCTGGAGCTGTGGATGCCTTAGACATGACAGTATATTAGGACACGGTAGACTCGCCACTCCAGAAAACTTGTCAATCAAACTTGTATACGTTCGTTCTGATGGAATGGACGGAAGAGTTCTTGCTATCCCTAAATTGGATCATCTACATTTGAATGGAAAAATTGAGTCCCATTTGGATCTCCACGTATGTAAGTCATGTTAACCAGTAGAGCGagcttcttttcttttttcatttatctCATTATGCTATCTTGCTTCCTGATAATATAGgtaatattttatgaaataccAAATTTTGGTGGTCACCATTATTCTCTGGGCGCTCACTTTTCATCCAATTTAGTAGCATCCCCTAGCATGAAACCCAAGTGGTTTGAGGATCTTCACCAGAGAGATTCACACCTTGACTTGGTAAATATTCTTTTACTAAAATCTACCATAGCtgagtttcatttttttctaaatcAGTTCTTCTAATGTCCTTGTGAAAAGGATATTGTAATCCAGGCAATAAACAGTGCTAATGCTGCTCAAATTTTGTTTGATGGACATCACCATGCTGAGTCTGGGCCACTTCTCCTCATTCTTCACATGTAACTAAGATAATCCTTACCTccattactctctctctctttcttttttttttaatcaccATAACAGCTTCATTATGTCTTGTCAGGTTCTCTACCTTTGCATGGAAGATATCTGCTGTATCGGTTGCTTCCCTATCAACTATCATCTACATCATTCTTCAGTTATCTCGTATTCTTTTTAGTTGGTTATCCCACATCGGCATAGATGTTCTGTTCACCAAAGTATTTAGCAATTCATTGAAGAATATTCATTTCCGCTGCTGTCAGCTTTTGTATTGGCCGGTCTTTCTCCAGGATCAAAACATGAGGTATCATGAAAATTAGGTTAtctatttgatttgattttatttgtctaAAGGTATCCGAAGTCATGATAGTTAAATGTAATCTGGACTTATTCTTTCAAAATTACTGAAGATGCATGCTTgagtgaaaataaaattaggatACCCTGTTTAAAAATGTTCTCAATAGTATGCTAAAGAGCTGATTCAtacaatttttcatcatttttcagaaacaaatgtatatttcttACACATGATAACATGATGTTCTGcatctattatttattttaatcaagTCATGTCTAAGATGATACCCTGTTAATAACTCTGCCACTCTCATTTTCtaagaaataaaatttaagatatGTATCCTCACTACTTTTGCTACTTGTTTAGGGATTGGTCATGTGTTGAGTTTGCAGAGAAAGCCGCATCTCACAAGCACTCAATATGGTCAAATATTGTATTCGACTCTCTTCTGGGAAATCTAGTTGGCATTCCCCTGTGGTTTGCAGCAGAATCTGCATTCTTATGGGTTTCAGACTTTGCACATGACTTCACAGATGGTTGGTTACGTACTGGGTGTGTATGGCTGATGGGGAATCCAGCTGGCTTTAAATTGAATACTGAGCTAGCTGGGGTTCTAGGAATGATTTCTTTGAATGCAATTCAGATTTGGTCTACCCTTTGGGCTTTAATGGGTATTCTGTTCATTCATTTCTTCAAAGGACTTGCTCTATGTGGGATTCTTTTTGGTTCAACTTGTGCAGCAGCTCTACTTGTTGACATTATCTCTCTACTAACAATGCATGTTTCGATTCTTCATTCATTCCTTTCACTTCTCTATTCGACTCAGATACAAGCGTTATCAGCTTTGTGGCGCCTTTTCAGGTAACAGACTTTTTTATGAATAATCTTAACTTGACCTTGATTTTGTACAAAGAGAGGAAAACATTTACCATGTAGGGTGTATTCTCTTTGGTTGCATttcttttccttcattttctgcaaaagagaatttcaccatttctcattcctccttttcactcagaggagggataatattatcacactaaaAATGGAGGGATAGTATTACCCCTCCTTGGAGTGAAAAAAGAAGAATGAGAAAGGGTCAAATTCTCTTTTGTAGGAAATGGGGAAAAGAAAAGAGTGATTTAAAGggagaactttttttttatccctcattttcccatgataaatttagaCCAAAGAGAATACACCCGTAATCAAATATAGTTGTAAAATAACTCCATCGCATAAGCTTATCGGGTGATTTGAGTGGTCACAAAGTTTTTGATAGGTGGGTCATTCTTGAAAAAGTTTGCTAGCTCTAATGAGACTCGTATAAATTTGTTCAGTTATTCAATCTCATGACATGAATGTTGGATCGGTTGCAGGGGTAGAAAGTTGAATCCTTTGCGCCACAGATTGGACAGTTATGACTATACTGTTGAGCAACACGTAGTTGGTTCTCTTCTCTTCACGCCTATATTACTCCTCTTACCAACGACATCGgctttctatattttcttcacCATTTTGCACACAGCTGTGTGCTTTGTCTCCATAGCTGTTGGGGCTGCCGTGTCTTTTATCCATTCCACTCCATATGCTAAAGTTTTCCTTTGGTTGAAGAGGAGGAAAAGATTTCCCTCTGGGATATTGTTCAAAGTCGCATTTTGTCTACATTCTGAGACGGAAGCTTTTGCTGGCAGTGATTCATCCACTGTTAATCTGCACAAAACAGCATATTCAAGCGGCAGTAGCAGCAAATCCACGATTTTGGTTACATTTCTCGACAGCAATTACTTGAACTTAGGTACACCCTTGAGCCACAAAGGTTAAATATTCATGTCTGTATCCAGATCCAAAAAGGAAGAGTGGACTTGAGGCCTACATGGGATTTTACATTACTTTAATGTTGATTCTTTGCTTTTGATAACATTTCAGGAGAGGTGGTCTGGCCGCACTATAAAAACTTTTATTCAACTTTCTCAAGGTCTGCTATACGCTCATCTGCTTACGGGCTTCTCACTGGGAGAAGGTATTCCTCTGTCACCACGAACACACGCACACGTTACTGTTTTGTGATATCCGACTCTCCCGCTCTTCCCATTCAGTCAATGAGCTTCCCTGTTCTTGCTGGTTTTGATTCGATTCTCTTTTTACAGCACTCTGCATGCTCCTGCTCCTAGTCTCCCTATGAAGCTACCATGGATAGTGATCCCTTGGAAAGAATATTGGCATCTATGTCGTAATTCAGTGTATGCGTGTAGAAAACATCCTTATCATAACCCTTTGCGTCATTGAAGAGTCATTCTAGCACTGTGGTTTTTCTCTTTGCCACCATTATCGAATTCTCCTGAGATTTGCACATAGAGACTTTCCTCTTACCTACTGATATTTGGGGAGGATTTGTATTCTTTGTAGGCGATAGCATATTCTACTTGTTAGGGTCGTCGTTTTGTAACTTCATTgttgtatatataatatttttattctctCAATGCCTAATATATACACAACATTGACATTCCCAACCATATTTGGCTTTTGCAACCTTTAAATAATTACTGTCTACAATTTCTCTGTTATAACTATTTATAATTGCAACTCCTTCCATCTTGAAATAAATGTATTTTGTTGTCAAAACACGTAATGTAGAGATTCTCGAATTAAGTTTTATAGTATATAGTAATATGTTTTAGTTTCTGTAAGTAAAGCCCAAAATGAATCATAGAAGACGCTGAACCGGAACAGGGAATTATAGAAGCCCTTGTCTCACAAAAACACACACTTATGTTTGCACAAACATTTCTCGGAAAGTCTTGAAAGTTTCTAGGTGTTTGACTTGGGGAATTTGGACATTGCACAAGGAATTTACTATTAATCCTTAAAACCCTCATAACCAACGAACTTTCTCAAGATGAAGAAACGAATTTTTGTCCCTTATCCTATACTTTGTCTGACAAGAGCGCCGACGTTCTTGCATGCATGCTAAATAATATAGTTTCTAGTATATTCTTTCACCGCCAGACGTCACGTTTGCAATTTCAGGATAGACTTATCTAATCTGATCCCTCCCACTTTCTGTTTTTTAGAATCCCAATGCATAACTCGGATCTAACTTCGCTTCAATAATTCAAACTGCTGCCTGCTTCTGCTTCTTTCTCATTCTCTtcacacaaacacacaaaaaacataaaatttctgaaaattttctTCCATCCCTTCAtctcatgatttcattctttttctATTAGATTCGTGAACCCTTTTGGAAGTTcattaattcatatttttctttaatttttttctcattgtGGACATGTCAGCCGTTTATAGTTAGTACTaatgaagattcaagctgcaaGATATCATTGATTGTTGGAGCAAGCAAAAATCTCGAGAATTTGTGGTGGTTATGGACATAACGAACGAGGCGAGCGTGGATGAGTTCTCGATTGGGCCGTCGACGTTGTTGGGGCGGACAATCGCGTTCCGGATCCTCTTGTGCAAATCCCTCTCACATCTCCGCCACAAAATCCTACTCACCCTTTGTCTCCGCTTCTCTAAACTCACCAAAACCTTAAAGTCCCAGCTCTCATGGATGCACCCGCAGGGGATCCTACTGATGCTCACCGCAATCGCATTCCTCCTGAAGCGCTTCACAAACGTGAGGGCCACAGCAGAGATGGCCTACAAGCGCAAGTTCTGGAGCAACGTCACCCGATCCGCCCTCACCTACGACGAGTGGGCCCACGCCGCCAAGATGCTCGACAGGGAGACCCCCCGCGCCGGCGACGCCGCCCTCTACGACGAGGAGCTCGTGCGGAACAAGCTGCACGAGCTCCGGCGCCGCCGCCACGACCGCTCCATCCGCGACATCATGTTCTACATGCGCGCCGATCTGGTCCGGAACCTGGGCAACATGTGCAACCCGGAGCTCCACAAGGGGCGGCTGCAGGTGCCCAGGCTGATCAAAGAATACATCAACGAGGTGACGACGCAGCTGAGGATGGTGTGCGATTCGGAGGCGGAGGATCTGTCCCTGGAGGAGAAGCTGGCCTTCATGCACGAGACGCGCCACGCCTTCGGGCGGAGCGCCCTCCTGCTGAGCGGGGGGGCGTCGCTGGGGGCGTTCCACGTGGGCGTGGTGAAGACCCTGGTGGAGCAGAAGCTCCTGCCGAGGATCATCGCGGGCTCCAGCGTGGGGTCCGCGATGTGCTCGGTGGTGGCGACGCGGTCGTGGCCGGAGCTGCAGAGCTTCTTCGAGGACTCGTGGCAGTCCCTGCAGTTCTTCGACCACATCGGGGGCATCTTCACGGTGTTGAAGAGGATGATGACGCACGGCGCCGTCCACGACATCCGGCAGCTGCAGATGATGCTCAGGCATCTCACCAACAACCTCACCTTCCAGGAGGCCTACGACATGACGGGCCAGGTGCTGGGGATCACCGTGTGCTCGCCCAGGAGGCACGAGCCCCCCCGCTGCCTCAACTACCTCACCTCGCCCCACGTCGTCATATGGAGCGCCGTCACCGCCTCCTGCGCCTTCCCGGGGCTCTTCGAGGCGCAGGAGCTCATGGCCAAGGACAGGGGCGGCAACATTGTGCCCTACCACCCGCCCTTCCATCTCGAGCCGCGTCGCTGGAGGGATGGCAGCTTGGAGATTGATCTCCCCATCAAGCAGTTGAAGGAGCTTTTCAATGTCAATCATTTCATAGTCAGCCAGGCCAATCCCCACATTGCACCTTTGCTCAGGTTGAAGGAGATGGTCAGGGCTTGTGCTGCCAGATTTGGTGCTAAGGTACTTCAAACATTCATGTCTCTTCCAATTTCATTAACAAACCATCAATTATTCTCAATGCTATATATACTAGTAGATGTAAACAAATTCTTTTTTGGGCAGTTCATACCGTCCACACATAGTGTTTTGATCCAAGATTCGTTTCTTTCGATGTGTTTGTGGGAATGAATGCAGCTCGCTCATTTAGCTGAGATGGAGGTGAAACATAGATGTAACCAGATATTGGAACTTGGTTTCCCTCTTGGAGGAGTAGCTAAGCTCTTTGCTCAAGATTGGGAAGGTGATATCACTGTTGTCATGCCTGCTACTTTGGCTCAGGTACAAATCCCATCATTCTCTACACGCCTAAATACACAATTTTCACTCAGTTTTGATTTTGCATATTAATCAAAATTATACCTACACGAACCTTTAATCAATCTAGCAAATTAGGCTAGTTGAAGTGTAGTTTAAAAAGTTAAgttcaatatttaaatttaaaattgggTAAACATTTATGTATTTAAGTAGAAATAGCCATTGAGGATATATGGGGTAGCTAGATTGATATAGATTTGATGGCTAGATTGATTGATTCTTGGTTTTGTGAATGTTTTTTAGTTATCGAAGGTGATACAGAATCCGTCATATGTGGAACTTCAGAAAGCAGCAAACCAAGGGAGGAGGTGCACTTGGGAGAAGCTCTCAGCCATGAGGGCGAACTGCGGGATCGAGCTCGCCCTCGACGAGTGCGTGGCTGTGCTCAACCACATGCGCCGCCTCAAGAGGAGCGCCGAGAGGGCCGCGGCCGCCTCTCCTCGCGGCAACGGCAGCGGCCTACCCCGGTTCAATGCTTCCAAGAGGATCCCCTCTTGGAACGTCATTGCCCGGGAGAACTCCACGGGGTCCCTCGAGGAAGACCTCATGGCGGACCCCGCAGGCAGCGGAGCATACCCCAGAAGCTGGCGCACGCTCTGCTGCAGCCACGACGGCAGCGACAGCGAGTCGGAGGGCCCGGACCTCGTCCAGTCTTGGACGAGGTCCGGCGGCCCTCTGATGAGGACGACCTCCGCCGACAAGTTGGTGGATTTGGTGCAGAGCTTGGAGGTCGTGAACTCGAGAGCGAATCGGGGCGGCGCGTTGGAGCCGACGTCCGATACAGAGTATGATGAGAGAGAATTGAGCTGTAGAGGTGCCGGGACGATTGTGGTGGCGGAGGGCGATCTTCTGCAGCCGGAGAGAGTGGACAACGGGGGCATCGTGTTCAACGTGGTGAAGAGGTCGGCGCTGACGGCGGATCACAATAATAACTGTGCTCAAGAGTCAACAGTAGCGGAGTTGGTGCAGCATGAGAGTCTTGATGATGAGATGGATGGGGATAGCTCCATTTCCGGAGATGACTTCATCGCCGGAGACAATGTCTTCCAACTCCACTCCGCCGATGCTTGAGGACTACTACATGTTTCTTTCTTCATTCACTCGTTAACAAATTTGGGTCTCCTTTTTTTTCAGATTGTTTTTTCTTTCAGATTTTGAAAGTCTATATGTGAGGAAAAAGTACTTGTCGACGGTCGACACTATATTCACAGATTCACTATGTTGTGTATGATTTTTGTAGTGCGTAAAAAtaggaatggaaagggaatgaaatcaaataaatgagtggaatggtaacaatagtcattatttttattgagtgtttagttaaacaatggaaatgaattattagtaaggaatttattgattttgtttcctctctattttgaggggtaataaATTGAGTAATTGGGTCACcttcaagtaagggtaatggttaactcattactcaaatcaaacaacaagtagtggattgaattaattgaatcccttttcaacctctaaaaacactcaaccaaacgtgggctaagTATGAATTCATATTGGGACTATAAAAAAGTATTCTTGAAATATAGGTCATTCTTAAACCGAGGTTAAAGA contains:
- the LOC130990189 gene encoding triacylglycerol lipase SDP1-like; translated protein: MDITNEASVDEFSIGPSTLLGRTIAFRILLCKSLSHLRHKILLTLCLRFSKLTKTLKSQLSWMHPQGILLMLTAIAFLLKRFTNVRATAEMAYKRKFWSNVTRSALTYDEWAHAAKMLDRETPRAGDAALYDEELVRNKLHELRRRRHDRSIRDIMFYMRADLVRNLGNMCNPELHKGRLQVPRLIKEYINEVTTQLRMVCDSEAEDLSLEEKLAFMHETRHAFGRSALLLSGGASLGAFHVGVVKTLVEQKLLPRIIAGSSVGSAMCSVVATRSWPELQSFFEDSWQSLQFFDHIGGIFTVLKRMMTHGAVHDIRQLQMMLRHLTNNLTFQEAYDMTGQVLGITVCSPRRHEPPRCLNYLTSPHVVIWSAVTASCAFPGLFEAQELMAKDRGGNIVPYHPPFHLEPRRWRDGSLEIDLPIKQLKELFNVNHFIVSQANPHIAPLLRLKEMVRACAARFGAKLAHLAEMEVKHRCNQILELGFPLGGVAKLFAQDWEGDITVVMPATLAQLSKVIQNPSYVELQKAANQGRRCTWEKLSAMRANCGIELALDECVAVLNHMRRLKRSAERAAAASPRGNGSGLPRFNASKRIPSWNVIARENSTGSLEEDLMADPAGSGAYPRSWRTLCCSHDGSDSESEGPDLVQSWTRSGGPLMRTTSADKLVDLVQSLEVVNSRANRGGALEPTSDTEYDERELSCRGAGTIVVAEGDLLQPERVDNGGIVFNVVKRSALTADHNNNCAQESTVAELVQHESLDDEMDGDSSISGDDFIAGDNVFQLHSADA
- the LOC130990190 gene encoding N-acetylglucosaminyl-phosphatidylinositol biosynthetic protein gpi1-like, translated to MARRGNCRLWWPADLFSQTPPDSSFLFGWFLPSSEASIDVVVAFACDQHKLASSLESGLDLMEILRTTNKNMPTLLQEKSGFSLLGYFEGDCSGNGKLVNCGNDRNRDMTLNGNQSSSSLVSNQESWSCGCLRHDSILGHGRLATPENLSIKLVYVRSDGMDGRVLAIPKLDHLHLNGKIESHLDLHVIFYEIPNFGGHHYSLGAHFSSNLVASPSMKPKWFEDLHQRDSHLDLDIVIQAINSANAAQILFDGHHHAESGPLLLILHMFSTFAWKISAVSVASLSTIIYIILQLSRILFSWLSHIGIDVLFTKVFSNSLKNIHFRCCQLLYWPVFLQDQNMRDWSCVEFAEKAASHKHSIWSNIVFDSLLGNLVGIPLWFAAESAFLWVSDFAHDFTDGWLRTGCVWLMGNPAGFKLNTELAGVLGMISLNAIQIWSTLWALMGILFIHFFKGLALCGILFGSTCAAALLVDIISLLTMHVSILHSFLSLLYSTQIQALSALWRLFRGRKLNPLRHRLDSYDYTVEQHVVGSLLFTPILLLLPTTSAFYIFFTILHTAVCFVSIAVGAAVSFIHSTPYAKVFLWLKRRKRFPSGILFKVAFCLHSETEAFAGSDSSTVNLHKTAYSSGSSSKSTILVTFLDSNYLNLGEVVWPHYKNFYSTFSRSAIRSSAYGLLTGRSTLHAPAPSLPMKLPWIVIPWKEYWHLCRNSVYACRKHPYHNPLRH